The Thermoleophilum album genome contains a region encoding:
- a CDS encoding class I SAM-dependent methyltransferase — protein MTRRSYVLTAAAAGVLGGALWWRKNPSACPYGQRFWVQLPHPFITRGRLREALRPQPGERVLEVGPGTGYYTLDMAEWVGPDGQVDIFDLQPQMLDHTMRRAQARGLSNITPTQGDARSLPYPDGSFDAAYLVAVLGEVPDQQAAMDELARVLRPGGRLVVGELFGDPHWISPAALRRRGESAGLEFERRLGRLLGHYSVFVKPPRDK, from the coding sequence ATGACTCGACGCTCATACGTTCTCACCGCCGCCGCCGCCGGCGTGCTCGGCGGCGCGCTGTGGTGGCGCAAGAACCCCTCGGCCTGCCCCTACGGACAGCGCTTCTGGGTCCAGCTCCCGCATCCGTTCATCACGCGCGGTCGCCTGCGCGAAGCGCTCAGGCCGCAGCCCGGCGAGCGAGTGCTCGAGGTCGGCCCCGGCACCGGCTACTACACACTCGACATGGCCGAGTGGGTGGGTCCGGACGGGCAGGTCGACATCTTCGACCTGCAGCCGCAGATGCTCGACCACACCATGCGCCGGGCTCAGGCCCGCGGCCTTTCGAACATCACGCCCACCCAGGGCGACGCGCGCAGCCTCCCGTACCCGGACGGCAGCTTCGACGCCGCCTACCTGGTGGCGGTGCTCGGCGAGGTGCCCGACCAGCAGGCGGCCATGGACGAGCTGGCGCGGGTCCTGCGACCCGGCGGCCGGCTGGTGGTCGGAGAGCTGTTCGGCGATCCGCACTGGATCAGCCCGGCGGCGCTGCGGCGCCGGGGCGAGAGCGCCGGCCTTGAGTTCGAGCGCCGGCTCGGACGGCTGCTCGGGCACTACAGCGTCTTCGTCAAGCCGCCGCGGGACAAGTAG